One window from the genome of Dyadobacter sp. CECT 9275 encodes:
- a CDS encoding sugar transferase, producing MYRRFGKRLIDIMIAVTVLVLLLPFLTIITILLSISNNGKPFFVQLRPGAGEKLFTLVKFKTMNDQSDASGNLLPDHERVTRLGHFIRKTSIDELPQLWNVICGQMSLIGPRPLLPEYLPLYNTRQRLRHSVRPGITGLAQINGRNSISWAEKFELDVWYVENLSLTLDLKIAFLTIFKVIRRDDVNSSELVTMEKFTGS from the coding sequence TATGATCGCGGTTACGGTCCTGGTATTACTTCTCCCATTCCTCACCATTATTACTATTCTTTTATCGATTTCAAATAACGGCAAGCCCTTTTTCGTCCAGCTAAGGCCGGGAGCAGGAGAGAAACTATTCACGCTGGTAAAATTCAAAACCATGAACGACCAGAGCGATGCTTCCGGCAACCTTTTACCAGACCATGAAAGAGTTACCCGCTTAGGGCATTTTATAAGAAAAACTTCCATTGATGAACTACCCCAGTTATGGAATGTGATCTGTGGCCAAATGAGCCTGATCGGCCCGAGGCCTCTTCTGCCTGAATACCTGCCGCTTTACAATACGCGGCAGAGGCTAAGACATTCCGTACGGCCTGGCATCACCGGCTTGGCGCAAATCAATGGGCGAAACTCCATTTCATGGGCAGAAAAATTTGAACTGGATGTCTGGTATGTTGAAAATCTCTCATTAACACTGGACCTAAAAATCGCTTTCCTCACCATTTTTAAAGTTATTCGCCGGGATGATGTAAATTCGTCAGAATTGGTAACTATGGAAAAATTTACCGGATCCTGA
- a CDS encoding acetyltransferase — translation MILYGASGHAKVIISCLQAGGLSVTAVFDDDLSKTEISGIKVIGPYQSRAHASEPLIIAIGDNQIRRRIAAGITHTFGIAVHPSALVDKTVIIGEGTVIMHRAVVQADTSLGKHVIINTTASIDHDCRIGDFVHIAPGVVLCGNVQVGENTLIGVGSAVVPNITIGKNCLLTAGCVVTQNVPDGSVVRGNPARIVSNL, via the coding sequence ATGATCCTTTACGGTGCAAGCGGCCACGCCAAAGTAATCATCAGTTGTCTGCAGGCAGGCGGACTGAGCGTTACAGCTGTTTTTGATGATGATCTTTCCAAAACAGAGATTTCCGGGATAAAAGTGATTGGCCCGTACCAATCTAGGGCACATGCCTCAGAGCCTCTCATTATTGCGATCGGAGACAATCAGATCCGGCGCAGGATTGCAGCAGGCATAACGCATACCTTTGGAATTGCAGTACACCCTTCTGCTCTTGTTGACAAAACTGTCATCATTGGCGAAGGTACGGTTATCATGCACCGGGCTGTTGTGCAGGCTGATACCTCATTGGGGAAACATGTAATCATTAATACCACAGCGTCCATTGACCACGACTGCCGGATAGGCGATTTCGTTCACATAGCACCCGGAGTGGTGTTGTGCGGAAACGTACAAGTAGGTGAAAATACCCTGATTGGCGTAGGCAGCGCGGTAGTACCCAACATAACGATCGGAAAAAACTGCCTGCTCACTGCAGGATGTGTGGTGACACAAAATGTCCCGGACGGATCAGTGGTCCGGGGTAATCCAGCAAGAATTGTCAGCAACCTTTAA